The following proteins come from a genomic window of Rutidosis leptorrhynchoides isolate AG116_Rl617_1_P2 chromosome 10, CSIRO_AGI_Rlap_v1, whole genome shotgun sequence:
- the LOC139871376 gene encoding uncharacterized protein, which produces MWPDNMNGSTWQWSENTMPAMGGEKRSMKPDESELVLRDQKRWKPSSSQTANEWSLDSEALPVSLSDYNPLNEPSPLGLNLKKSPSLLELIQARINQANSSKCTSPTDKSSQKKNAKEKVERPESSDPVDKLKASNFPAVLLRIGNWEYVSKREGDLVAKCYFAKHKLVWEVLDGGLKNKIEIQWSDIVGLKANCPDNGPGSLTVVLGRQPMFFRETDPQPRKHTVWQLTCDFTGGEAITYREHYLQCSQGVLNKHYEKLIQCDTRLNFFSQQEDITRDLRFSQKACIQAPNVLYNYGPNQLGLSKGFSLSSIKDKGTHGDLMKYYVHGESSSFEGSKVIGQVMTLNPQRTRSTISDIINCTGHCISPARVLPYFDNVLGGVDQNDMINNISQILLNDTEMSMEPDEARVMKKVNSLCNLIQAENEYHNPDARMNQNHVNGCHDGNDYSSFNCNPISEITSGNEDFRMRRSDSYTEFLYNLPRIASLPKILFDPSGNGEIINP; this is translated from the exons ATGTGGCCGGATAACATGAACGGTAGCACGTGGCAGTGGTCGGAAAATACAATGCCGGCGATGGGTGGTGAAAAGCGTTCGATGAAACCTGATGAGAGTGAACTCGTCTTGCGGGATCAGAAACGCTGGAAACCATCGTCTTCTCAAACAGCTAACGAg TGGAGCCTGGATAGTGAGGCATTACCAGTCTCACTTTCTGATTACAACCCGCTGAATGAACCGAGTCCGTTGGGTTTGAACCTAAAGAAGAGTCCATCTTTGTTGGAGTTGATTCAAGCAAGGATAAACCAAGCCAATTCGAGCAAATGTACTTCGCCAACTGATAAAAGTTCTCAAAAGAAAAATGCTAAGGAAAAAGTCGAGAGGCCCGAGAGCTCTGATCCTGTTGATAAGTTAAAGGCGTCTAATTTTCCGGCTGTACTTTTAAGGATCGGGAATTGGGAG TATGTGTCGAAACGTGAAGGCGATTTAGTGGCAAAATGTTACTTTGCAAAACATAAGCTAGTATGGGAAGTTCTGGATGGTGGGCTAAAGAACAAGATAGAAATTCAATGGTCGGACATAGTGGGACTGAAGGCGAACTGTCCAGATAATGGGCCTGGCTCTTTGACTGTTGTG CTGGGTAGACAGCCAATGTTCTTCAGAGAGACTGATCCTCAACCTAGAAAACACACTGTTTGGCAGTTAACTTGTGATTTTACTGGTGGAGAAGCAATCACATATCG GGAACATTATCTACAGTGTTCACAAGGGGTGCTAAACAAGCACTATGAAAAACTGATCCAATGTGATACACGGCTTAACTTTTTTAGCCAACAAGAAGACATAACTCGTGACTTACGATTTTCACAAAAAGCTTGCATTCAAGCTCCAAATGTGTTGTATAATTATGGGCCGAACCAGCTAGGATTGTCTAAAGGATTTTCTTTGTCTAGCATAAAGGACAAGGGCACTCATGGAGATTTAATGAAGTATTATGTCCATGGAGAAAGCTCAAGTTTCGAGGGGTCTAAGGTTATTGGGCAGGTCATGACTTTGAACCCTCAAAGAACCAGGTCGACGATATCTGATATCATAAATTGCACTGGACATTGTATTTCACCCGCTCGAGTTTTACCCTATTTTGATAATGTTTTGGGTGGAGTCGACCAAAATGATATGATCAATAACATTTCTCAAATTCTATTGAACGATACAGAAATGAGCATGGAACCAGATGAAGCGCGTGTTATGAAAAAAGTCAACTCACTATGCAATCTTATTCAGGCTGAAAATGAGTATCATAACCCCGATGCTAGGATGAATCAGAATCATGTTAATGGTTGCCATGATGGGAACGATTATTCTAGCTTCAATTGTAATCCAATATCTGAGATCACGTCAGGCAACGAGGACTTTCGTATGCGAAGGAGTGACTCTTATACTGAGTTCTTGTATAATCTTCCCAGAATTGCATCCCTCCCCAAGATTTTGTTTGATCCGTCTGGAAATGGCGAGATTATAAATCCTTAA